A stretch of the Limnothrix sp. FACHB-406 genome encodes the following:
- a CDS encoding alpha/beta hydrolase, producing MVMSVGSLLSDSGPGCAIAPASPLGAAPAKSLSCLLRRGRWALLGAGAALLSLAPMAQAADQVQIRYGPIGVSATLKDLQAFAADKPVSDSFNSLLGQIESYGKVPRDRLRGYLNTSIDLKVLGIDPADAVKLSYGFVGERLLKRVSEVIYPPYDRGNFYALRGALVTAIMDDGKISVLEVLEDYGPSVVRLDAAGAMGMANEIRDAIGQFLPGK from the coding sequence ATGGTTATGTCTGTAGGTTCTCTCTTGTCGGATTCCGGGCCGGGGTGTGCGATCGCCCCTGCTAGCCCGCTGGGTGCTGCCCCGGCAAAATCCCTTTCTTGCCTGTTGCGTCGCGGGCGTTGGGCCCTGCTGGGGGCTGGAGCGGCGTTGTTGTCGCTGGCTCCCATGGCCCAGGCGGCGGATCAGGTTCAAATTCGCTATGGCCCGATCGGGGTCAGTGCCACCCTGAAGGATCTGCAAGCCTTTGCGGCTGATAAACCGGTTTCCGATAGCTTTAATAGTTTGCTGGGTCAAATCGAATCCTATGGCAAGGTGCCGCGCGATCGCCTGCGGGGCTATCTGAACACCTCGATCGACCTGAAAGTTTTGGGCATTGATCCCGCCGACGCAGTGAAACTGTCCTATGGTTTCGTGGGTGAGCGGTTGCTGAAGCGGGTGAGCGAAGTCATTTACCCCCCCTATGATCGGGGTAACTTCTACGCCCTGCGCGGGGCCCTAGTCACGGCGATTATGGACGATGGCAAAATTTCGGTTTTGGAAGTGCTAGAAGACTACGGCCCCAGCGTCGTGCGCCTGGATGCGGCCGGAGCCATGGGCATGGCCAACGAAATTCGCGACGCGATCGGGCAATTCTTACCCGGTAAGTAA
- a CDS encoding NAD(P)H-binding protein, translating into MSILVVGGTGTLGRQIVRRALDEGHTVRCLVRSYSRASFLREWGAELVGGDICDAETIAPSFAGGEITAVIDAATARATDSLGVRDVDWRGKVNLIQAAKESGVDRYIFLSILNANQFPKVPLMEVKRCTEAYLKQLEMNYTILRPCGFLQGLIGQYAIPILENQSVWVPDRGSPVAYMDTQDIAKFAVRALTATETERQAFPVVGPKAWTPAEIIALCEKLSDRQAKITSPPTGLLNLVRSAARWFKWSLNVADRLAFADVFSSGQPLTAEMAETYRAFGIDPAEISTLEAYLEEYFGRILKKLKQIDYEQSIAAKESKRKKTLRF; encoded by the coding sequence ATGAGCATTCTTGTCGTTGGCGGAACCGGCACCCTCGGCAGGCAAATCGTGCGTCGCGCCCTGGATGAGGGACACACGGTGCGGTGCCTGGTTCGCAGTTACAGCCGTGCTTCGTTCCTGCGGGAGTGGGGAGCAGAGCTGGTGGGCGGCGACATTTGCGATGCGGAGACGATCGCCCCGTCCTTTGCCGGTGGTGAAATTACCGCTGTGATTGACGCGGCCACGGCTCGGGCAACGGATTCCCTGGGGGTGCGCGATGTGGATTGGCGCGGCAAGGTCAATCTGATTCAAGCGGCTAAGGAATCGGGAGTCGATCGCTACATTTTTCTCTCCATTTTGAATGCGAATCAGTTTCCCAAAGTGCCGCTGATGGAAGTCAAGCGCTGCACGGAGGCGTACCTGAAGCAATTGGAGATGAATTACACAATCCTGCGGCCCTGTGGCTTTCTGCAAGGGTTAATCGGTCAGTATGCGATCCCGATTTTGGAAAATCAATCGGTGTGGGTGCCCGATCGGGGATCGCCCGTGGCCTACATGGACACCCAAGATATTGCGAAGTTTGCGGTGCGGGCCCTGACGGCCACGGAAACGGAGCGCCAAGCCTTCCCGGTGGTGGGGCCCAAGGCCTGGACTCCGGCGGAAATTATCGCCCTCTGCGAAAAACTGTCCGATCGCCAAGCCAAAATCACCAGCCCGCCCACGGGTCTGTTGAATTTAGTGCGCAGTGCGGCCCGCTGGTTCAAGTGGAGCTTGAATGTGGCCGATCGCCTGGCCTTTGCGGATGTGTTTTCGTCGGGCCAACCGCTGACGGCGGAGATGGCGGAAACCTATCGCGCGTTTGGCATTGATCCGGCGGAGATTAGCACCCTGGAAGCCTACCTGGAAGAATATTTTGGGCGAATTCTGAAGAAATTGAAGCAAATTGACTACGAACAGTCGATCGCGGCCAAGGAAAGTAAGCGTAAAAAAACCTTGCGGTTTTAA
- a CDS encoding NAD(+) kinase — translation MSDSACPNVGIIYNDAKPVAEKTAADLVEQLSARGCRVISTTGSGGILGCSRLNHPVCSSPLEQLVPPGFDPSLDFAIVLGGDGTVLSAFRQLAPIGVPLLTVNTGHMGFLTEIYLSQLPSAIEQLLAGNFSVESRSMLEVRVFRDDDPLWEVLCLNEMVLHREPMTSMCHFEVAIGHHSPVDIAADGIILSTPTGSTAYALSSGGPVIAPEVPVLQLAPICPHSLASRALVFSETEPVTIFSATQNPIVMVVDGNAGCYVQPDDRVRVNRSAYSAQFIRLQPPEFFRILREKLGWGLPHIAKPTSVELP, via the coding sequence GTGTCTGACAGCGCCTGCCCCAACGTTGGAATTATCTATAACGATGCCAAACCCGTCGCGGAAAAGACGGCGGCAGATTTGGTCGAACAACTGTCGGCCCGGGGCTGTCGGGTAATTTCCACCACGGGATCCGGTGGAATTTTAGGTTGCTCGCGGCTGAACCATCCCGTTTGTTCTTCGCCGCTTGAGCAGTTGGTGCCACCGGGGTTTGATCCATCCCTGGATTTCGCGATCGTCTTGGGAGGTGATGGGACGGTGCTGTCGGCCTTTCGGCAGTTGGCCCCGATCGGAGTACCCCTGTTGACGGTCAACACCGGGCACATGGGATTTTTGACGGAAATTTACCTGAGCCAACTTCCATCCGCGATCGAACAGCTCTTGGCGGGTAATTTTTCAGTGGAAAGCCGCTCCATGTTGGAGGTGCGGGTTTTTCGGGATGATGACCCCCTTTGGGAGGTGTTGTGCCTGAATGAGATGGTGCTGCACCGGGAACCCATGACCAGCATGTGCCATTTTGAGGTGGCGATCGGGCATCACTCCCCTGTGGATATTGCGGCGGATGGCATTATTTTGTCCACGCCCACCGGCTCCACGGCCTATGCCCTGTCGTCGGGAGGGCCGGTGATTGCGCCGGAAGTGCCGGTGTTGCAACTTGCGCCCATTTGCCCCCACTCCTTGGCCTCTCGGGCGTTGGTGTTTTCCGAAACGGAGCCGGTCACAATTTTTTCGGCAACCCAAAACCCGATCGTGATGGTGGTGGATGGGAATGCGGGATGTTATGTACAGCCGGACGATCGGGTGCGGGTGAATCGATCGGCCTATTCAGCCCAGTTCATTCGGTTGCAACCGCCGGAGTTTTTCCGAATTCTGCGTGAAAAGTTGGGCTGGGGGCTGCCCCACATTGCCAAGCCCACCTCGGTGGAGTTGCCCTAG
- a CDS encoding helix-turn-helix transcriptional regulator — protein sequence MAADHSCIELSTISPSTRLAIDKRSPDGSTTPAPLVENALGDRVLSTNMAQRMAEVFALLGDPNRLRILSALVHQELCVCDLAEAVGMSESAVSHQLRALRSQRLVAYRKQGRHVYYRLKDSHILVLYQQVLEHLQEPDD from the coding sequence ATGGCTGCCGATCACTCCTGCATAGAGCTATCCACGATAAGTCCCTCAACCCGTTTGGCGATCGACAAGCGATCGCCCGATGGATCAACAACACCGGCTCCCTTGGTGGAGAATGCCTTGGGCGATCGGGTGCTTTCCACCAACATGGCCCAGCGGATGGCGGAGGTGTTTGCCCTGTTGGGTGACCCAAACCGCCTGCGGATTTTGTCAGCCCTGGTTCATCAAGAACTTTGTGTTTGCGACTTGGCTGAAGCCGTTGGCATGAGTGAATCGGCCGTGTCCCATCAGTTGCGGGCCTTGCGCAGCCAGCGCTTGGTGGCTTACCGCAAACAGGGCCGCCATGTCTATTACCGACTCAAAGACAGCCACATCCTGGTGCTCTATCAACAGGTCTTGGAGCATTTACAGGAACCGGATGATTAG
- a CDS encoding lipid-A-disaccharide synthase, with translation MPTSRPIAPEMMSTAAEPLDLLILSNGPGEVTTWVRPVVQALRQQWGADRSRLRISVVLAPCPNATGQEAAVVQSFPEVDRVQGAAAFWPFLLWGRTAEGWDWRDRGVVLFLGGDQFFAVAIARRLGYGSVIYAEWDLRWLRWVDRVGVRLPRLATQVPPWATSKVAVVGDLMLEAGRLTHSPQGDRERLALLPGSKSAKLAQGVPLLLGTADQIRADRPQAEFVIPVAPTIDLSTLARYADRTHNPVIDWVSGTTARLVIPEAIAPADPRSLQNLPYLETPAGTKIWLWERSPAWDLLSTCDLCLTTVGANTAELGALARPMLVLLPTQQLDAMRAWNGIPGLLANLPGLGGLFAKLINGFALRRLGMLAWPNLWAGEAIVPELVGPLTPTVVADQAIALLANPTQLQAMGDRLRAVRGEPGAAEKLATLVTELLQQPKS, from the coding sequence ATGCCGACTTCCCGCCCGATCGCCCCTGAGATGATGTCAACTGCTGCCGAGCCGCTGGATCTCTTAATTTTGTCCAACGGCCCCGGAGAGGTCACCACTTGGGTGCGACCGGTGGTGCAAGCCTTGCGGCAGCAGTGGGGAGCGGATCGATCGCGCCTACGAATTTCCGTGGTTTTGGCCCCCTGTCCCAATGCAACGGGTCAGGAAGCGGCCGTGGTGCAATCATTTCCAGAAGTCGATCGGGTGCAAGGGGCTGCGGCCTTTTGGCCCTTTTTACTTTGGGGGCGGACAGCGGAAGGGTGGGACTGGCGAGATCGAGGTGTGGTGTTGTTTTTGGGCGGCGATCAGTTCTTTGCTGTGGCGATCGCCCGCCGTTTGGGCTATGGCAGCGTGATCTATGCGGAATGGGATTTACGCTGGCTCCGTTGGGTCGATCGCGTGGGGGTGCGGTTGCCCCGGTTGGCCACCCAAGTTCCCCCCTGGGCCACCTCCAAAGTCGCCGTGGTGGGCGATCTGATGCTGGAGGCTGGCCGTTTAACCCATTCACCACAGGGCGATCGGGAACGGCTGGCCCTGCTGCCCGGCTCCAAAAGCGCCAAACTCGCTCAAGGCGTGCCGTTATTGCTGGGTACGGCCGATCAAATTCGAGCCGATCGGCCCCAAGCGGAATTTGTGATTCCTGTGGCTCCCACGATCGACCTGTCCACCTTGGCCCGCTATGCCGATCGCACCCATAATCCTGTAATTGACTGGGTTTCGGGCACAACAGCCCGCTTGGTAATACCCGAAGCGATCGCTCCGGCCGATCCCCGATCGCTCCAGAACTTGCCTTACCTGGAAACCCCGGCGGGCACAAAAATTTGGCTTTGGGAGCGATCGCCCGCCTGGGACTTACTCAGCACCTGTGACCTATGCCTCACCACCGTCGGCGCAAATACGGCCGAACTAGGCGCATTGGCTCGCCCCATGTTGGTGTTGTTGCCCACCCAGCAGTTAGATGCCATGCGGGCCTGGAATGGCATTCCGGGGCTGTTGGCAAATCTGCCGGGTTTGGGCGGCCTCTTTGCCAAGCTGATTAATGGCTTTGCCTTGCGTCGGCTGGGGATGTTGGCTTGGCCAAACCTGTGGGCCGGGGAAGCGATCGTGCCGGAACTGGTGGGGCCGCTCACGCCAACGGTTGTGGCTGACCAAGCGATCGCCCTATTGGCCAACCCCACTCAGCTTCAGGCTATGGGCGATCGGTTGCGGGCCGTGCGGGGCGAGCCGGGAGCCGCCGAAAAACTCGCCACGTTGGTTACGGAATTGCTACAGCAACCCAAAAGCTAG
- a CDS encoding SH3 domain-containing protein: MLAVLQIFPMDQSLFGLRTRSAHLARRYGQAMLLTVALVAGGLAMGATAQPAAAAEANCRVVTTNGSPLNIRSRADSNASIVGTIAKGRTLNVIGGPQNGWVQVRATVPTANGSRTVEGWVASSFLRPCAVATPPRTCRMVATSDRPLNIRSRADDDAPILGTIAKGRTLEVTGSARNGWVPVRATVITGNGSRTVEGWAAAAFLRPCTTAQNPQNPIKPELCRRVVYGEGLSVHANPDLTSPRRGGVAAGSEVQLLNRESTTAGGAVWMQINQPVQGWIPVRSLNRPTDQLNVLNCL, from the coding sequence ATGCTTGCTGTGTTGCAGATTTTCCCTATGGATCAGTCCCTTTTCGGTCTTCGGACTCGCTCGGCCCACCTGGCTCGGCGTTATGGCCAAGCAATGCTGTTGACGGTGGCCCTGGTGGCCGGTGGGTTGGCAATGGGGGCAACGGCCCAACCGGCCGCGGCCGCTGAAGCCAACTGCCGTGTGGTCACCACCAACGGCTCACCCTTGAATATTCGCAGCCGCGCCGACAGTAACGCCTCCATTGTGGGCACGATCGCCAAGGGTCGCACCCTGAACGTGATTGGCGGCCCTCAAAATGGTTGGGTACAGGTTCGCGCCACCGTACCCACCGCCAACGGTTCGCGCACCGTTGAAGGTTGGGTGGCCAGCAGTTTTCTGCGGCCCTGTGCAGTGGCCACGCCGCCCCGCACTTGCCGAATGGTGGCCACGAGCGATCGCCCCTTGAATATTCGCAGCCGGGCCGATGACGACGCGCCCATCTTGGGTACGATCGCCAAGGGTCGCACCCTGGAAGTCACAGGCAGCGCCCGCAATGGCTGGGTTCCTGTGCGGGCCACGGTCATCACGGGCAATGGCTCGCGCACGGTGGAAGGTTGGGCTGCGGCCGCGTTCCTGCGTCCTTGCACCACGGCCCAAAATCCCCAAAATCCGATCAAGCCGGAATTGTGCCGTCGAGTGGTCTATGGCGAAGGCCTGTCGGTTCATGCCAACCCCGACCTAACCAGTCCCCGGCGCGGCGGTGTGGCGGCCGGGAGTGAAGTGCAGTTGTTAAATCGGGAGTCCACCACGGCCGGGGGCGCGGTGTGGATGCAAATTAATCAGCCGGTTCAGGGATGGATTCCTGTGCGATCGCTCAACCGGCCGACAGATCAACTGAATGTGCTGAATTGCCTTTAA
- a CDS encoding alpha/beta hydrolase: MARSIKQPQAVQQPPLLGQRAIRWIGRVGSVALGSSLAIALAAGQALALDKLVLRLPGLGDVDITMAELKTFAETGQASGDFGQLLSDPNVAKQVSRADLQRILKSPFQVGSAAARTAPSVLKSCPGELVIGSISQVLYADNAQGNAQPLTAAIEKVLSRASAAPVTALDVLMQLEPKTMTVDAGEALKIYTRVKTKVQPIISKVGGLTVRELTSMDSAKLNQLLSEAGVTSSDISKIQGAIQAFGTIDPGSDLDKLLRQVNVGSLLQKAAAGDFSALLSELGSIDVSQIDLKPYEGRVSGFMAAMMEVLGLPVNRGAACRAVM; the protein is encoded by the coding sequence ATGGCTCGATCGATCAAACAACCTCAAGCAGTTCAGCAACCTCCCCTGTTGGGTCAACGTGCCATTCGCTGGATTGGCCGAGTCGGCAGCGTGGCCCTGGGAAGTAGCTTGGCGATTGCCTTGGCCGCCGGTCAGGCCCTGGCCCTAGATAAGTTAGTGTTGCGGTTACCGGGCCTGGGTGATGTGGATATCACCATGGCAGAGCTGAAAACCTTTGCGGAAACGGGGCAAGCCAGCGGCGACTTTGGGCAACTGCTGAGCGATCCCAACGTGGCCAAGCAAGTGAGCCGGGCTGATTTGCAACGGATTTTGAAAAGCCCCTTCCAAGTGGGCAGCGCGGCGGCTCGCACGGCTCCGTCCGTGTTGAAGAGCTGTCCCGGTGAGTTGGTGATCGGCTCCATTAGCCAGGTGCTTTATGCCGACAACGCCCAAGGCAATGCTCAGCCCCTGACCGCCGCGATCGAGAAGGTGCTGTCCCGCGCTTCGGCAGCACCCGTCACGGCCTTGGATGTGTTGATGCAGCTTGAACCGAAAACCATGACGGTGGATGCGGGGGAAGCACTCAAAATCTATACCCGCGTTAAAACCAAGGTGCAACCGATTATCAGCAAGGTGGGCGGTCTGACCGTGCGGGAACTGACCAGCATGGATTCGGCCAAGCTGAACCAACTGCTCTCAGAAGCCGGGGTGACCAGCAGCGACATCAGCAAGATTCAAGGGGCAATTCAGGCCTTTGGCACGATCGACCCGGGTTCTGACCTGGATAAACTGTTGCGCCAAGTGAATGTTGGTTCACTGCTGCAAAAGGCGGCCGCTGGGGACTTTTCGGCGCTGCTGTCGGAATTGGGATCGATCGACGTAAGCCAAATCGATCTGAAACCTTATGAAGGGCGCGTTAGTGGGTTCATGGCAGCCATGATGGAAGTCCTCGGGTTGCCGGTGAATCGGGGTGCAGCCTGTCGGGCGGTGATGTAA